The following coding sequences lie in one Arabidopsis thaliana chromosome 3, partial sequence genomic window:
- a CDS encoding plant/protein (unknown protein; FUNCTIONS IN: molecular_function unknown; INVOLVED IN: biological_process unknown; LOCATED IN: chloroplast; EXPRESSED IN: 24 plant structures; EXPRESSED DURING: 15 growth stages; BEST Arabidopsis thaliana protein match is: unknown protein (TAIR:AT1G52720.1); Has 61 Blast hits to 61 proteins in 13 species: Archae - 0; Bacteria - 0; Metazoa - 0; Fungi - 0; Plants - 61; Viruses - 0; Other Eukaryotes - 0 (source: NCBI BLink).): MATIISCSALSSIRASSESDPARKKPVSSVSWWAPLFGMSSEPDYVNKTVNLESDLDKAEKRSLRCCLTEEKAKQLRRKTAEASTFHDVMYHSAIASRLASDVRVKK, translated from the coding sequence ATGGCTACAATCATCTCCTGCTCCGCTCTTTCCTCGATCCGAGCATCTTCCGAATCGGATCCAGCCCGTAAGAAACCTGTTTCGTCGGTTTCATGGTGGGCTCCTCTTTTTGGCATGTCATCGGAACCTGATTACGTCAACAAAACCGTGAATCTGGAATCAGATCTGGATAAAGCTGAAAAGAGGTCTCTGCGATGTTGTCTCACGGAGGAGAAGGCTAAGCAGCTGCGGAGGAAAACCGCCGAAGCTTCTACATTCCACGACGTTATGTACCATTCTGCGATCGCGTCGCGACTCGCGTCTGACGTTCGGGTCAAGAAGTAA
- a CDS encoding Rubredoxin-like superfamily protein (Rubredoxin-like superfamily protein; FUNCTIONS IN: cytochrome-c oxidase activity, cobalt ion binding, zinc ion binding, metal ion binding; LOCATED IN: mitochondrial envelope, mitochondrion, chloroplast thylakoid membrane; EXPRESSED IN: 22 plant structures; EXPRESSED DURING: 13 growth stages; CONTAINS InterPro DOMAIN/s: Cytochrome c oxidase, subunit Vb (InterPro:IPR002124); BEST Arabidopsis thaliana protein match is: Rubredoxin-like superfamily protein (TAIR:AT1G80230.1); Has 469 Blast hits to 469 proteins in 163 species: Archae - 0; Bacteria - 0; Metazoa - 236; Fungi - 89; Plants - 104; Viruses - 0; Other Eukaryotes - 40 (source: NCBI BLink).), translating to MWRRIVSSQLKTLAADVVAASPRRSIAATTRPVGFYLAANRSAISASSFVIPRRFSSDSVETPATKKVEDVMPIATGHEKEELEAELEGRRLDDIDFPEGPFGTKEAPAIVKSYYDKRIVGCPGGEGEDEHDVVWFWLEKGKSFECPVCTQYFELEVVGPGGPPDGHGDEDDEHHH from the exons atgtGGAGAAGAATCGTCTCCTCTCAGCTCAAAACCCTAGCCGCCGATGTCGTCGCTGCTTCTCCTCGTCGATCGATAGCCGCCACCACCAGACCTGTCGGTTTCTATCTCGCCGCCAATCGATCAGCCATTTCCGCATCTTCTTTCGTTATCCCTCGTCGTTTCAGCTCCGATTCAG TAGAGACTCCTGCGACGAAGAAGGTGGAGGATGTAATGCCCATTGCGACTGGACACGAGAAGGAAGAGCTTGAAGCTGAACTTGAG GGAAGGAGGCTGGATGATATTGACTTCCCTGAAGGTCCTTTTGGAACTAAG GAAGCTCCTGCTATTGTGAAGTCCTACTATGACAAGCGAATTGTGGGCTGCCCTGGTGGTGAAGGCG AGGACGAGCACGATGTTGTCTGGTTCTGGCTGGAGAAAGGAAAGTCCTTTGAATGCCCGGTTTGCACTCAGTACTTTGAG CTGGAAGTGGTTGGTCCTGGTGGTCCTCCGGATGGTCACGGTGACGAAGACGATGAGCACCACCACTGA
- a CDS encoding Rubredoxin-like superfamily protein (Rubredoxin-like superfamily protein; CONTAINS InterPro DOMAIN/s: Cytochrome c oxidase, subunit Vb (InterPro:IPR002124); BEST Arabidopsis thaliana protein match is: Rubredoxin-like superfamily protein (TAIR:AT1G80230.1); Has 464 Blast hits to 464 proteins in 159 species: Archae - 0; Bacteria - 0; Metazoa - 230; Fungi - 86; Plants - 102; Viruses - 0; Other Eukaryotes - 46 (source: NCBI BLink).), translating into MWRRIVSSQLKTLAADVVAASPRRSIAATTRPVGFYLAANRSAISASSFVIPRRFSSDSETPATKKVEDVMPIATGHEKEELEAELEGRRLDDIDFPEGPFGTKEAPAIVKSYYDKRIVGCPGGEGEDEHDVVWFWLEKGKSFECPVCTQYFELEVVGPGGPPDGHGDEDDEHHH; encoded by the exons atgtGGAGAAGAATCGTCTCCTCTCAGCTCAAAACCCTAGCCGCCGATGTCGTCGCTGCTTCTCCTCGTCGATCGATAGCCGCCACCACCAGACCTGTCGGTTTCTATCTCGCCGCCAATCGATCAGCCATTTCCGCATCTTCTTTCGTTATCCCTCGTCGTTTCAGCTCCGATTCAG AGACTCCTGCGACGAAGAAGGTGGAGGATGTAATGCCCATTGCGACTGGACACGAGAAGGAAGAGCTTGAAGCTGAACTTGAG GGAAGGAGGCTGGATGATATTGACTTCCCTGAAGGTCCTTTTGGAACTAAG GAAGCTCCTGCTATTGTGAAGTCCTACTATGACAAGCGAATTGTGGGCTGCCCTGGTGGTGAAGGCG AGGACGAGCACGATGTTGTCTGGTTCTGGCTGGAGAAAGGAAAGTCCTTTGAATGCCCGGTTTGCACTCAGTACTTTGAG CTGGAAGTGGTTGGTCCTGGTGGTCCTCCGGATGGTCACGGTGACGAAGACGATGAGCACCACCACTGA
- a CDS encoding alpha/beta-Hydrolases superfamily protein (alpha/beta-Hydrolases superfamily protein; FUNCTIONS IN: hydrolase activity, carboxylesterase activity; EXPRESSED IN: 16 plant structures; EXPRESSED DURING: 11 growth stages; CONTAINS InterPro DOMAIN/s: Phospholipase/carboxylesterase (InterPro:IPR003140); BEST Arabidopsis thaliana protein match is: alpha/beta-Hydrolases superfamily protein (TAIR:AT1G52700.1); Has 2036 Blast hits to 2021 proteins in 596 species: Archae - 6; Bacteria - 783; Metazoa - 348; Fungi - 280; Plants - 199; Viruses - 0; Other Eukaryotes - 420 (source: NCBI BLink).) has protein sequence MSYSRQSMGSGSRSTRGYEFGRTYVVRPKGKHQATIVWLHGLGDNGSSSSQLLESLPLPNIKWICPTAPSRPVSLLGGFPCTAWFDVGEISEDLHDDIEGLDASAAHIANLLSAEPTDVKVGIGGFSMGAAIALYSTTCYALGRYGTGHAYTINLRATVGLSGWLPGWRSLRSKIESSNEVARRAASIPILLAHGTSDDVVPYRFGEKSAHSLAMAGFRQTMFKPYEGLGHYTVPKEMDEVVHWLVSRLGLEGSR, from the exons atgagCTATTCTCGTCAAAGCATGGGTTCTG GTAGTAGAAGTACAAGGGGCTATGAGTTTGGAAGGACTTATGTTGTGAGGCCTAAAGGAAAGCACCAAGCTACTATTGTTTGGTTGCACGGTCTTGGAGACAATGGCTCCAG CTCGTCTCAGCTATTGGAAAGCCTACCTCTTCCAAAC ATCAAATGGATTTGTCCAACTGCTCCTTCGCGTCCTGTTTCGCTTCTCGGTGGATTTCCTTGCACTGCCT GGTTTGACGTGGGAGAAATTTCTGAGGATCTTCATGATGATATAGAAGGCTTAGATGCTTCAGCTGCACATATTGCTAACCTATTATCTGCTGAGCCAACAGATG TCAAAGTTGGGATAGGAGGTTTCAGTATGGGTGCAGCAATAGCTCTCTACTCCACGACGTGCTACGCTCTTGGACGTTATGGAACCGGACATGCTTATACTATAAACCTACGAGCTACTGTAGGACTTAGCGGTTGGCTTCCTGGTTGGAG GAGCTTAAGGAGCAAAATAGAAAGTTCGAATGAGGTTGCAAGGCGCGCTGCATCGATACCGATCTTACTTGCACATGGAACTT CGGACGATGTAGTTCCTTATAGATTTGGAGAAAAATCTGCTCATTCACTTGCCATGGCTGGATTCCGACAAACTATGTTCAAACCATATGAAGG GCTTGGTCACTATACGGTTCCTAAAGAAATGGATGAGGTGGTTCACTGGCTCGTCTCAAGGCTTGGTCTCGAGGGTTCGCGTTAA
- a CDS encoding alpha/beta-Hydrolases superfamily protein, giving the protein MSYSRQSMGSGLFLTYLFGSCSRSTRGYEFGRTYVVRPKGKHQATIVWLHGLGDNGSSSSQLLESLPLPNIKWICPTAPSRPVSLLGGFPCTAWFDVGEISEDLHDDIEGLDASAAHIANLLSAEPTDVKVGIGGFSMGAAIALYSTTCYALGRYGTGHAYTINLRATVGLSGWLPGWRSLRSKIESSNEVARRAASIPILLAHGTSDDVVPYRFGEKSAHSLAMAGFRQTMFKPYEGLGHYTVPKEMDEVVHWLVSRLGLEGSR; this is encoded by the exons atgagCTATTCTCGTCAAAGCATGGGTTCTGGTTTGTTTCTCACTTACTTGTTTGGTTCAT GTAGTAGAAGTACAAGGGGCTATGAGTTTGGAAGGACTTATGTTGTGAGGCCTAAAGGAAAGCACCAAGCTACTATTGTTTGGTTGCACGGTCTTGGAGACAATGGCTCCAG CTCGTCTCAGCTATTGGAAAGCCTACCTCTTCCAAAC ATCAAATGGATTTGTCCAACTGCTCCTTCGCGTCCTGTTTCGCTTCTCGGTGGATTTCCTTGCACTGCCT GGTTTGACGTGGGAGAAATTTCTGAGGATCTTCATGATGATATAGAAGGCTTAGATGCTTCAGCTGCACATATTGCTAACCTATTATCTGCTGAGCCAACAGATG TCAAAGTTGGGATAGGAGGTTTCAGTATGGGTGCAGCAATAGCTCTCTACTCCACGACGTGCTACGCTCTTGGACGTTATGGAACCGGACATGCTTATACTATAAACCTACGAGCTACTGTAGGACTTAGCGGTTGGCTTCCTGGTTGGAG GAGCTTAAGGAGCAAAATAGAAAGTTCGAATGAGGTTGCAAGGCGCGCTGCATCGATACCGATCTTACTTGCACATGGAACTT CGGACGATGTAGTTCCTTATAGATTTGGAGAAAAATCTGCTCATTCACTTGCCATGGCTGGATTCCGACAAACTATGTTCAAACCATATGAAGG GCTTGGTCACTATACGGTTCCTAAAGAAATGGATGAGGTGGTTCACTGGCTCGTCTCAAGGCTTGGTCTCGAGGGTTCGCGTTAA
- a CDS encoding alpha/beta-Hydrolases superfamily protein (alpha/beta-Hydrolases superfamily protein; FUNCTIONS IN: hydrolase activity, carboxylesterase activity; EXPRESSED IN: 16 plant structures; EXPRESSED DURING: 11 growth stages; CONTAINS InterPro DOMAIN/s: Phospholipase/carboxylesterase (InterPro:IPR003140); BEST Arabidopsis thaliana protein match is: alpha/beta-Hydrolases superfamily protein (TAIR:AT1G52700.1).), with protein sequence MSYSRQSMGSGSRSTRGYEFGRTYVVRPKGKHQATIVWLHGLGDNGSRILACSLITTSHFGSVSFCSSSQLLESLPLPNIKWICPTAPSRPVSLLGGFPCTAWFDVGEISEDLHDDIEGLDASAAHIANLLSAEPTDVKVGIGGFSMGAAIALYSTTCYALGRYGTGHAYTINLRATVGLSGWLPGWRSLRSKIESSNEVARRAASIPILLAHGTSDDVVPYRFGEKSAHSLAMAGFRQTMFKPYEGLGHYTVPKEMDEVVHWLVSRLGLEGSR encoded by the exons atgagCTATTCTCGTCAAAGCATGGGTTCTG GTAGTAGAAGTACAAGGGGCTATGAGTTTGGAAGGACTTATGTTGTGAGGCCTAAAGGAAAGCACCAAGCTACTATTGTTTGGTTGCACGGTCTTGGAGACAATGGCTCCAG AATTTTGGCGTGTTCTTTGATAACAACTTCTCACTTtggctctgtttctttctgCAGCTCGTCTCAGCTATTGGAAAGCCTACCTCTTCCAAAC ATCAAATGGATTTGTCCAACTGCTCCTTCGCGTCCTGTTTCGCTTCTCGGTGGATTTCCTTGCACTGCCT GGTTTGACGTGGGAGAAATTTCTGAGGATCTTCATGATGATATAGAAGGCTTAGATGCTTCAGCTGCACATATTGCTAACCTATTATCTGCTGAGCCAACAGATG TCAAAGTTGGGATAGGAGGTTTCAGTATGGGTGCAGCAATAGCTCTCTACTCCACGACGTGCTACGCTCTTGGACGTTATGGAACCGGACATGCTTATACTATAAACCTACGAGCTACTGTAGGACTTAGCGGTTGGCTTCCTGGTTGGAG GAGCTTAAGGAGCAAAATAGAAAGTTCGAATGAGGTTGCAAGGCGCGCTGCATCGATACCGATCTTACTTGCACATGGAACTT CGGACGATGTAGTTCCTTATAGATTTGGAGAAAAATCTGCTCATTCACTTGCCATGGCTGGATTCCGACAAACTATGTTCAAACCATATGAAGG GCTTGGTCACTATACGGTTCCTAAAGAAATGGATGAGGTGGTTCACTGGCTCGTCTCAAGGCTTGGTCTCGAGGGTTCGCGTTAA
- the GRX4 gene encoding glutaredoxin 4 (glutaredoxin 4 (GRX4); FUNCTIONS IN: metal ion binding; INVOLVED IN: cell redox homeostasis; LOCATED IN: mitochondrion; EXPRESSED IN: 23 plant structures; EXPRESSED DURING: 13 growth stages; CONTAINS InterPro DOMAIN/s: Glutaredoxin (InterPro:IPR002109), Thioredoxin fold (InterPro:IPR012335), Thioredoxin-like fold (InterPro:IPR012336), Glutaredoxin-related protein (InterPro:IPR004480); BEST Arabidopsis thaliana protein match is: thioredoxin family protein (TAIR:AT4G04950.1); Has 35333 Blast hits to 34131 proteins in 2444 species: Archae - 798; Bacteria - 22429; Metazoa - 974; Fungi - 991; Plants - 531; Viruses - 0; Other Eukaryotes - 9610 (source: NCBI BLink).), whose protein sequence is MAASLSSRLIKGIANLKAVRSSRLTSASVYQNGMMRFSSTVPSDSDTHDDFKPTQKVPPDSTDSLKDIVENDVKDNPVMIYMKGVPESPQCGFSSLAVRVLQQYNVPISSRNILEDQELKNAVKSFSHWPTFPQIFIKGEFIGGSDIILNMHKEGELEQKLKDVSGNQD, encoded by the exons ATGGCGGCTTCTTTATCGAGCAGACTTATAAAAGGAATCGCTAATCTCAAAGCTGTTCGTTCTAGCAGATTG aCGTCTGCATCAGTCTACCAAAATGGGATGATGAGATTTTCCTCAACAGTGCCAAGTGATTCAGATACACATGATGATTTCAAGCCTACACAAAAAGTCCCTCCCGATTCTACGGACTCACTTAAAGATATCGTTGAGAAT GATGTGAAGGATAATCCTGTTATGATCTACATGAAAGGTGTCCCTGAATCTCCTCAGTGTGGGTTTAGCTCACTAGCCGTCAGAGTTTTGCAGCAATATA ATGTTCCTATCAGTTCTAGAAACATTCTAGAAGACCAAGAGTTGAAAAACGCTGTGAAATCCTTCAG CCACTGGCCTACGTTTCCACAGATCTTCATTAAGGGAGAGTTCATTGGCGGCTCAGACATCATCCTTAACATGCACAAG GAAGGTGAATTGGAGCAGAAGCTTAAAGACGTCTCCGGAAACCAAGATTGA
- a CDS encoding Late embryogenesis abundant protein (LEA) family protein (Late embryogenesis abundant protein (LEA) family protein; FUNCTIONS IN: molecular_function unknown; INVOLVED IN: embryo development ending in seed dormancy; LOCATED IN: nucleus; EXPRESSED DURING: dry seed stage; BEST Arabidopsis thaliana protein match is: Late embryogenesis abundant protein (LEA) family protein (TAIR:AT1G52690.2); Has 12897 Blast hits to 6829 proteins in 1482 species: Archae - 30; Bacteria - 6176; Metazoa - 1239; Fungi - 638; Plants - 1871; Viruses - 111; Other Eukaryotes - 2832 (source: NCBI BLink).) codes for MASNQQSYKAGETRGKAQEKTGQAMGTMRDKAEEGRDKTSQTAQTAQQKAHETAQSAKDKTSQTAQAAQQKAHETAQSAKEKTSQTAQTAQQKAHETTQAAKEKTSQAGDKAREAKDKAGSYLSETGEAIKNKAQDAAQYTKETAQGAAQYTKETAEAGRDKTGGFLSQTGEHVKQMAMGAADAVKHTFGMATEEEDKEHYPGSTTTTTATTRTTDPTHQTYQRK; via the exons atggCATCCAACCAACAGAGCTACAAAGCTGGTGAGACCAGAGGCAAGGCCCAG GAGAAGACTGGACAAGCTATGGGAACGATGAGGGACAAGGCTGAGGAGGGCCGGGACAAGACTTCTCAAACGGCCCAAACAGCCCAACAGAAGGCCCATGAGACAGCCCAGTCAGCTAAAGATAAGACATCTCAAACTGCCCAAGCGGCTCAGCAGAAGGCCCATGAAACGGCCCAGTCAGCAAAAGAGAAGACATCTCAAACTGCCCAAACGGCACAGCAAAAGGCCCATGAGACGACGCAAgcagcaaaagaaaagacatcTCAAGCTGGCGACAAAGCTCGCGAGGCCAAGGACAAGGCCGGGAGCTACTTATCGGAGACAGGCGAAGCCATAAAGAACAAGGCTCAAGACGCTGCTCAGTATACAAAGGAGACGGCTCAAGGTGCGGCACAGTACACAAAGGAGACGGCTGAAGCCGGTAGAGACAAGACGGGTGGATTCTTGAGCCAGACTGGTGAGCATGTTAAGCAAATGGCAATGGGTGCAGCTGATGCAGTGAAGCATACTTTTGGGATGGCtactgaggaagaagacaaagagcATTATCCAGGAAGTACTACTACCACTACTGCAACTACTCGAACCACTGATCCGACTCATCAGACTTATCAGAGGAAGtga
- a CDS encoding Ran BP2/NZF zinc finger-like superfamily protein, translated as MSRPGDWNCRSCSHLNFQRRDSCQRCGDSRSGPGGVGGLDFGNFGGRAMSAFGFTTGSDVRPGDWYCTVGNCGTHNFASRSTCFKCGTFKDETGAGGGGGGIGGPAMFDADIMRSRVPGNGGRSSWKSGDWICTRIGCNEHNFASRMECFRCNAPRDFSNRTSF; from the exons ATGAGCAGACCCGGAGATTGGAACTGCAGGTCATGCAGCCATCTCAACTTCCAGCGCCGTGACTCTTGCCAGCGATGCGGTGACTCTCGTTCCGGCCCCGGTGGAGTTGGTGGCTTAGACTTTGGTAATTTCGGTGGCAGAGCCATGTCTGCTTTCGGATTCACCACCGGCTCCGACGTTCGTCCCGGTGATTGGTACTGCACCGTGGGAAACTGCGGGACACACAACTTCGCCAGTCGCTCCACCTGCTTCAAATGCGGCACTTTCAAGGACGAGACCGGCGCTGGAGGCGGAGGTGGTGGCATCGGCGGTCCGGCCATGTTTGACGCCGACATTATGCGGTCTAGAGTCCCCGGTAACGGTGGTCGCTCTAGCTGGAAATCCGGCGACTGGATTTGCACTAG GATTGGTTGCAATGAGCATAACTTTGCAAGCAGAATGGAATGCTTCAGGTGCAATGCACCAAGGGACTTCAGCAACAGAACCTCTTTCTAA
- a CDS encoding Single hybrid motif superfamily protein (Single hybrid motif superfamily protein; LOCATED IN: chloroplast; EXPRESSED IN: 22 plant structures; EXPRESSED DURING: 13 growth stages; CONTAINS InterPro DOMAIN/s: Single hybrid motif (InterPro:IPR011053), Biotin/lipoyl attachment (InterPro:IPR000089); BEST Arabidopsis thaliana protein match is: Single hybrid motif superfamily protein (TAIR:AT1G52670.1); Has 3111 Blast hits to 3110 proteins in 1263 species: Archae - 10; Bacteria - 2402; Metazoa - 8; Fungi - 0; Plants - 130; Viruses - 0; Other Eukaryotes - 561 (source: NCBI BLink).), with amino-acid sequence MASCSLGVPKIKISAVDLSRVRSGSLLIPYNQRSLLRQRPVKYLSLKTTFGSVKAVQVSTVPTAETSATIEVKDSKEIKSSRLNAQLVPKPSEVEALVTEICDSSSIAEFELKLGGFRLYVARNIADNSSLQPPPTPAVTASNATTESPESNGSASSTSLAISKPASSAADQGLMILQSPKVGFFRRSKTIKGKRLPSSCKEKDQVKEGQILCYIEQLGGQFPIESDVTGEVVKILREDGEPVGYNDALISILPSFPGIKKLQ; translated from the exons ATGGCTTCCT GTAGCCTAGGAGTtcctaaaattaaaatctcgGCAGTAGACCTTAGTAGAGTAAGATCTGGAAGCTTACTGATACCATACAATCAAAGATCATTGCTTCGACAAAGGCCAGTGAAGTACTTGAGTCTGAAGACAACATTTGGATCTGTGAAAGCTGTCCAAGTGTCTACTGTCCCAACTGCAGAAACATCAG CTACTATAGAAGTAAAAGATTCTAAAGAGATCAAGTCATCTCGATTAAACGCTCAGCTTGTTCCCAAGCCTTCTGAG GTGGAAGCCCTTGTAACTGAAATATGCGATTCTTCATCAATTGCAGAGTTTGAACTGAAA CTGGGGGGTTTCCGACTATATGTAGCAAGGAACATAGCTGACAATAGTAGTCTACAACCTCCGCCAACTCCTGCTGTGACTGCTTCAAATGCAACTACCGAGAGTCCTGAGTCGAATGGATCAGCTTCCTCTACTTCACTGGCTATCTCAAAACCAGCATCGTCAGCCGCTGATCAGGGTTTGATGATTCTCCAATCTCCAAAA GTAGGGTTCTTCAGGAGATCCAAAACCATAAAGGGTAAACGCCTGCCTTCGTCTTGTAAAGAG AAAGACCAAGTGAAAGAAGGTCAAATTCTGTGCTACATTGAACAACTCGGTGGCCAATTTCCAATCGAG TCTGATGTTACCGGCGAGGTAGTCAAGATACTCCGAGAAGATGGAG AGCCTGTAGGATACAATGATGCTCTCATCTCCATCCTTCCATCCTTCCCTGGGATCAAGAAGCTTCAGTAA
- a CDS encoding Single hybrid motif superfamily protein (Single hybrid motif superfamily protein; LOCATED IN: chloroplast; EXPRESSED IN: 22 plant structures; EXPRESSED DURING: 13 growth stages; CONTAINS InterPro DOMAIN/s: Single hybrid motif (InterPro:IPR011053), Biotin/lipoyl attachment (InterPro:IPR000089); BEST Arabidopsis thaliana protein match is: Single hybrid motif superfamily protein (TAIR:AT1G52670.1); Has 1933 Blast hits to 1932 proteins in 837 species: Archae - 0; Bacteria - 1562; Metazoa - 6; Fungi - 0; Plants - 119; Viruses - 0; Other Eukaryotes - 246 (source: NCBI BLink).) has product MASCSLGVPKIKISAVDLSRVRSGSLLIPYNQRSLLRQRPVKYLSLKTTFGSVKAVQVSTVPTAETSATIEVKDSKEIKSSRLNAQLVPKPSEVEALVTEICDSSSIAEFELKLGGFRLYVARNIADNSSLQPPPTPAVTASNATTESPESNGSASSTSLAISKPASSAADQGLMILQSPKVGFFRRSKTIKGKRLPSSCKEKDQVKEGQILCYIEQLGGQFPIESDVTGEVVKILREDGGKACRIQ; this is encoded by the exons ATGGCTTCCT GTAGCCTAGGAGTtcctaaaattaaaatctcgGCAGTAGACCTTAGTAGAGTAAGATCTGGAAGCTTACTGATACCATACAATCAAAGATCATTGCTTCGACAAAGGCCAGTGAAGTACTTGAGTCTGAAGACAACATTTGGATCTGTGAAAGCTGTCCAAGTGTCTACTGTCCCAACTGCAGAAACATCAG CTACTATAGAAGTAAAAGATTCTAAAGAGATCAAGTCATCTCGATTAAACGCTCAGCTTGTTCCCAAGCCTTCTGAG GTGGAAGCCCTTGTAACTGAAATATGCGATTCTTCATCAATTGCAGAGTTTGAACTGAAA CTGGGGGGTTTCCGACTATATGTAGCAAGGAACATAGCTGACAATAGTAGTCTACAACCTCCGCCAACTCCTGCTGTGACTGCTTCAAATGCAACTACCGAGAGTCCTGAGTCGAATGGATCAGCTTCCTCTACTTCACTGGCTATCTCAAAACCAGCATCGTCAGCCGCTGATCAGGGTTTGATGATTCTCCAATCTCCAAAA GTAGGGTTCTTCAGGAGATCCAAAACCATAAAGGGTAAACGCCTGCCTTCGTCTTGTAAAGAG AAAGACCAAGTGAAAGAAGGTCAAATTCTGTGCTACATTGAACAACTCGGTGGCCAATTTCCAATCGAG TCTGATGTTACCGGCGAGGTAGTCAAGATACTCCGAGAAGATGGAGGCAA AGCCTGTAGGATACAATGA